One Fusobacterium nucleatum genomic window carries:
- a CDS encoding dipeptide/oligopeptide/nickel ABC transporter ATP-binding protein → MLLTVENLSKEYIKKKIINNVSFSMKKGEILGVLGKSGAGKSTIGKILLQLSRPTTGTILFEGKALSEVPRRDIQAIFQDPYTALNPSLKIGEILEEPLIANEVFSKEERRKKVEETLVKVGLLETDYEKYPEELSGGQQQRVCIAGAIILSPKLIICDEPIASLDLAIQVQILDLIQKINQEEGISFIFITHNLPAVYRIADRILLLYHGEVQEIQEVEDFFNNPKSEYGKKFLKHLNLIKNF, encoded by the coding sequence ATGTTATTAACTGTGGAGAATTTAAGTAAAGAATATATAAAAAAGAAAATAATAAATAACGTTTCATTTTCTATGAAAAAAGGTGAAATTCTTGGAGTATTAGGTAAGTCTGGGGCTGGTAAATCAACTATAGGAAAAATATTACTTCAATTATCAAGACCAACAACAGGGACTATCTTATTTGAAGGAAAGGCTCTGTCAGAAGTACCTAGAAGAGATATTCAAGCAATTTTTCAAGATCCCTATACTGCATTAAATCCAAGCTTAAAAATAGGGGAGATTTTAGAAGAACCCCTTATAGCTAATGAGGTATTTTCAAAGGAAGAAAGAAGAAAAAAAGTTGAGGAAACTCTTGTAAAAGTAGGACTTTTAGAGACTGATTATGAGAAGTACCCTGAAGAATTATCAGGTGGACAACAACAAAGAGTTTGTATTGCTGGAGCAATTATCCTGTCTCCAAAATTAATTATTTGTGATGAACCTATTGCTTCTTTAGATTTAGCAATTCAAGTACAGATACTGGATTTAATTCAAAAAATAAATCAAGAAGAAGGAATCAGTTTTATTTTTATTACACATAATCTACCAGCTGTTTATAGGATAGCTGATAGAATATTACTTTTATATCATGGAGAAGTACAAGAGATTCAAGAAGTGGAAGACTTTTTTAATAATCCTAAAAGTGAATATGGAAAAAAATTCTTGAAACATTTAAATTTAATTAAAAACTTTTAA
- a CDS encoding toxin-antitoxin system YwqK family antitoxin codes for MKKITLLLFTLFNLLAYSAKTVDYQEVDKYIRQKLDKDKEITFVYKLNSADNTLEGYSDEGKLTAVTDLKDNPSQAAMNGMKSVISEKNGKLNPSYKIFAADGKLLTEQKYKLNKPIRLFDTGVLFAYLDLQAPYSEQLQKLIDSIDSIEIVGYHPNNAKYIKNTTFNHKTNKVKIEVKDYTQNPALFTTTTLDIKTMSGTLESFYPSGKLSAVSTLKNGALNGETKAYYENGKLRFTGNYKDNKFDGIITSYSENGEINRQSEFKEDVLIKEIK; via the coding sequence ATGAAAAAAATTACATTACTTTTATTTACACTATTCAACCTTTTAGCTTATTCAGCAAAAACAGTTGATTATCAAGAGGTAGATAAGTATATCAGACAAAAATTGGATAAGGATAAAGAAATTACTTTTGTTTATAAACTAAATAGTGCTGATAATACGCTAGAAGGATACAGTGATGAAGGAAAACTTACTGCTGTAACAGATTTAAAAGATAATCCCTCACAAGCTGCTATGAATGGTATGAAATCTGTAATTTCTGAAAAAAATGGAAAATTAAATCCTTCTTACAAAATTTTTGCTGCTGATGGAAAATTATTAACAGAACAAAAATACAAGTTAAATAAGCCTATAAGACTTTTTGACACAGGAGTATTATTTGCTTACTTAGATCTACAAGCCCCTTATAGTGAACAGTTACAAAAACTTATTGATAGCATTGACAGTATAGAAATAGTTGGATACCACCCAAATAATGCTAAATATATTAAAAATACAACTTTCAATCATAAAACTAATAAAGTAAAGATTGAAGTTAAAGATTATACTCAAAATCCAGCTTTATTTACAACTACTACTCTTGATATTAAAACTATGAGTGGAACTCTTGAAAGTTTTTATCCTAGTGGTAAACTAAGTGCTGTTAGTACTTTAAAAAATGGTGCTTTAAATGGAGAAACTAAGGCTTACTATGAAAATGGTAAATTAAGATTTACAGGTAATTATAAAGACAATAAATTTGATGGTATTATAACTTCATATTCTGAAAATGGTGAAATTAACCGTCAAAGTGAATTTAAAGAAGATGTACTTATAAAAGAAATTAAATAA
- the rpmF gene encoding 50S ribosomal protein L32: MAVPKKKTSKAKKNMRRSHHALTAIGLVTCEKCGAPKRQHRVCLECGDYKGTQVLEIAE, translated from the coding sequence ATGGCAGTACCTAAGAAAAAGACTTCTAAAGCTAAGAAAAATATGAGAAGATCACACCATGCACTAACTGCAATAGGTTTAGTAACTTGTGAAAAATGTGGAGCTCCTAAAAGACAACATAGAGTTTGTTTAGAATGTGGAGATTACAAAGGAACTCAAGTTTTAGAAATAGCTGAATAA
- the ychF gene encoding redox-regulated ATPase YchF, with protein MIGIGIVGLPNVGKSTLFNAITKAGAAEAANYPFCTIEPNVGVVTVPDERLNELAKIINPQKIVAATVEFIDIAGLVKGASKGEGRGNKFLSNIRSTSAICQVVRCFDDDNITHVDGSVDPLRDIDVINTELIFADIETVDKAIEKHEKLARNKIKESVELMSVLPKVKKHLEEFKLLKTLDLTDDEKQILKNYQLLTLKPMIFAANVAEDDLATGNKYVDLVREFAKGIGSEVVVVSAKVESELQEMDEESKKEFLEALGVKEAGLNRLIRAGFKLLGLQTYFTAGVKEVRAWTIRIGDTAPKAAGEIHTDFEKGFIRAKVVSYDDFIKYSGWKGSQENGVLRLEGKEYIVHDGDLMEFLFNV; from the coding sequence ATGATAGGTATAGGAATTGTGGGGCTACCAAATGTTGGAAAGTCTACATTATTTAATGCAATAACGAAGGCAGGAGCAGCAGAGGCAGCAAACTATCCTTTTTGTACAATAGAACCAAATGTTGGAGTGGTAACTGTTCCAGATGAAAGACTAAATGAGCTTGCTAAAATAATAAATCCTCAAAAGATCGTAGCAGCAACTGTTGAGTTTATTGATATAGCTGGACTTGTAAAAGGAGCTTCAAAAGGAGAAGGTAGAGGAAATAAATTTTTATCAAATATAAGAAGTACCTCTGCTATATGTCAAGTGGTAAGATGTTTTGATGATGATAATATAACTCATGTTGATGGTAGTGTTGATCCATTAAGAGATATTGATGTTATCAATACAGAATTAATTTTTGCAGACATAGAAACAGTTGATAAAGCAATAGAAAAACATGAAAAATTAGCAAGAAATAAAATAAAAGAATCAGTAGAACTTATGTCAGTTTTACCAAAAGTGAAGAAACACCTTGAAGAATTCAAACTTTTAAAGACACTAGATTTAACAGATGATGAAAAACAAATATTAAAAAATTATCAATTACTTACTTTAAAACCAATGATATTTGCGGCTAATGTTGCTGAAGATGATTTAGCAACTGGGAATAAATATGTTGATTTAGTTAGAGAATTTGCAAAGGGTATAGGTTCAGAAGTCGTTGTAGTTTCTGCAAAAGTAGAATCTGAATTACAAGAGATGGATGAAGAAAGTAAAAAAGAATTTTTAGAAGCTTTAGGAGTTAAAGAAGCAGGACTTAATAGACTTATAAGAGCAGGATTCAAACTTTTAGGGCTACAAACATATTTTACAGCAGGTGTAAAGGAAGTTAGGGCTTGGACTATAAGAATAGGAGATACAGCACCTAAGGCAGCAGGAGAAATTCACACAGACTTTGAAAAAGGATTTATAAGAGCAAAAGTTGTTTCTTATGATGACTTTATTAAATATTCTGGTTGGAAAGGTTCTCAAGAAAATGGGGTGTTGAGACTTGAAGGAAAAGAATATATTGTCCATGACGGAGATTTAATGGAATTCTTATTTAATGTATAA
- the tpiA gene encoding triose-phosphate isomerase, whose amino-acid sequence MRRLVIAGNWKMYKNNKEAVETLTQLKDLTKDVKNVDIVIGAPFTCLSDAVKAVEGSNVKIAAENVYPKIEGAYTGEISPKMLKDIGVTYVILGHSERREYFKESDEFINQKVKAVLEIGMKPILCIGEKLEEREGGKTLEILATQIKGGLADLSKEEAEKVIVAYEPVWAIGTGKTATPEMAQETHKEVRSVLAEMFGKDVADKMIIQYGGSMKPENAKDLLSQEDIDGGLVGGASLKADSFFEIIKAGN is encoded by the coding sequence TTGAGAAGATTGGTTATTGCTGGAAACTGGAAAATGTATAAAAATAATAAAGAGGCTGTTGAAACATTAACACAATTAAAAGATTTAACAAAAGATGTAAAAAATGTAGATATAGTTATTGGAGCACCTTTTACTTGTCTTTCAGATGCAGTTAAAGCAGTTGAAGGAAGTAATGTAAAAATAGCGGCAGAAAATGTATATCCTAAAATAGAGGGGGCATATACAGGAGAAATTTCTCCTAAAATGCTAAAGGATATAGGAGTTACTTATGTTATCTTAGGCCATTCTGAAAGAAGAGAGTATTTTAAAGAAAGTGATGAATTTATAAATCAAAAAGTTAAGGCTGTTTTAGAAATAGGTATGAAACCTATACTTTGTATTGGGGAAAAGTTAGAAGAAAGAGAGGGAGGGAAAACTCTTGAAATTCTAGCTACACAAATAAAAGGAGGACTTGCTGATTTATCTAAGGAAGAAGCAGAAAAAGTTATAGTTGCCTATGAACCAGTTTGGGCAATAGGAACAGGAAAGACTGCGACTCCTGAAATGGCACAAGAAACTCATAAAGAAGTTAGAAGTGTTTTAGCTGAAATGTTTGGAAAAGATGTAGCAGATAAAATGATAATTCAATATGGTGGCTCAATGAAACCAGAAAATGCAAAAGATTTATTAAGTCAAGAAGATATTGATGGAGGACTTGTTGGAGGAGCTTCATTAAAGGCAGATTCATTTTTTGAAATTATAAAAGCAGGAAATTAA
- a CDS encoding chemotaxis protein, which produces MEVYIDNQKTNFGRRSNDLEKILKAISKKLEKHEKVIQNIYINGSNIQDSIILDIDMDSQNIMEVETKSYTDLILDSLTISKEYIDTYFEVKEDFQQLIENNEKISGIEIEETDSFLNWFSDLLFFLVENYAFAFRSLQETMQTFREELITLDELKEKKDYVAYVSTLDYCITDILENFKTNIDYYYKSILEEVEQKQIVF; this is translated from the coding sequence ATGGAAGTATATATAGATAACCAGAAAACTAATTTTGGTAGGCGTAGCAATGATTTGGAGAAAATCTTAAAAGCTATAAGCAAAAAATTAGAAAAACATGAAAAAGTAATACAGAATATTTATATCAATGGTAGCAACATACAAGATAGTATAATTTTGGATATAGATATGGATAGCCAAAATATAATGGAAGTAGAAACAAAGTCTTATACAGATTTGATATTAGATTCCCTAACTATTTCAAAAGAATATATAGATACATATTTTGAAGTAAAGGAAGATTTCCAACAGCTAATAGAGAATAATGAAAAAATTTCTGGAATTGAGATAGAAGAAACAGATAGTTTTTTAAATTGGTTTTCAGATTTATTGTTTTTTTTAGTTGAAAATTATGCTTTTGCTTTTAGAAGTTTACAAGAAACAATGCAAACTTTTAGAGAAGAATTAATTACATTAGATGAACTTAAAGAAAAGAAAGATTATGTAGCTTATGTAAGTACATTAGATTATTGTATAACAGATATATTAGAAAATTTTAAAACTAATATAGATTATTATTATAAAAGTATATTGGAAGAAGTAGAACAAAAACAGATAGTATTTTAA
- a CDS encoding ComF family protein, which yields MLKLREVIRESLRFLLFDNTCSYCHKKLDREGYICSKCLEKLKKEAFLKNKENFYYIFIYEKAIRQIISDYKLRNRKDLAKDIAFLIKKPIFQLIEREKIDIIIPVPISEEREIERGFNQIETLLEYLDIKYKKIERIKNTKHMYTLKDNKKREKNVQSAFKNSLNLENKNVLIVDDIVTSGATINSISEELRKDNENINIKVFSIAIARHFIME from the coding sequence ATGCTGAAGTTGAGGGAAGTTATTAGGGAAAGTTTAAGATTTTTACTTTTTGATAATACCTGTTCATACTGTCATAAAAAACTTGATAGAGAAGGATATATTTGTTCTAAATGTTTAGAAAAATTAAAAAAAGAAGCTTTTTTAAAGAATAAAGAGAATTTTTATTATATTTTTATCTATGAAAAAGCAATAAGACAGATTATTTCTGATTATAAATTAAGGAATAGAAAAGATTTAGCAAAAGATATTGCTTTTTTAATCAAGAAACCTATTTTTCAGTTGATAGAAAGAGAAAAAATTGATATCATAATACCAGTTCCTATAAGTGAGGAAAGAGAAATAGAAAGAGGTTTTAACCAAATAGAAACTCTTTTAGAATATCTAGACATTAAGTATAAAAAAATTGAGAGAATAAAAAATACAAAACATATGTATACTTTGAAAGATAATAAAAAAAGAGAAAAAAATGTTCAAAGTGCATTTAAAAATAGTTTAAATTTAGAAAATAAAAATGTTTTAATAGTAGATGATATTGTAACAAGTGGAGCAACAATTAATTCTATAAGTGAAGAGCTTAGAAAAGATAATGAAAATATTAATATAAAAGTCTTTTCAATAGCAATAGCAAGACATTTCATTATGGAGTAA
- a CDS encoding YraN family protein, which produces MNTREIGNKYEDKSIETLVKEAYKILERNYQNRFGEIDIIAEKNKEIVFIEVKYRKTSKFGYGYEAVDRRKIMKILKLANYYIQSKKYQNYKIRFDCMSYLGDELDWIKDIVWGDEIGF; this is translated from the coding sequence GTGAATACAAGAGAAATAGGAAATAAGTATGAAGATAAAAGTATTGAAACTTTAGTAAAGGAAGCTTATAAAATACTTGAAAGAAATTATCAAAATAGATTTGGTGAAATTGATATAATTGCAGAAAAAAACAAAGAAATAGTATTCATTGAGGTAAAATACAGAAAAACAAGTAAATTTGGTTATGGTTATGAGGCAGTGGATAGAAGAAAAATTATGAAAATTTTAAAACTAGCTAATTACTATATACAGTCTAAAAAGTATCAGAACTATAAAATAAGGTTCGATTGTATGAGTTATTTGGGTGATGAGTTAGATTGGATAAAGGATATTGTGTGGGGTGATGAAATTGGCTTTTAG
- a CDS encoding ribonuclease HII yields the protein MDNPLYLYDLEYKNVIGVDEAGRGPLAGPVVAAAVILKEYSEELDEINDSKKLTEKKREKLYDIIMKNFDVAVGISTVEEIDKLNILNADFLAMRRALNDLKNIKNEKEYTVLVDGNLKIKEYVGKQFPIVKGDAKSLSIAAASIIAKVTRDRLMKDLASTYPDYCFEKHKGYGTKAHIEVIKDKGAIEGVHRKVFLRKILDEPKEEQLTILG from the coding sequence ATGGATAATCCATTATATCTTTATGATTTAGAGTATAAAAATGTTATAGGCGTAGATGAGGCAGGTAGAGGTCCTCTTGCAGGTCCTGTTGTTGCAGCAGCTGTAATATTAAAAGAATATAGTGAGGAATTAGATGAAATAAATGATTCTAAAAAGTTAACTGAGAAAAAAAGAGAAAAATTATATGATATAATAATGAAAAATTTTGATGTGGCAGTTGGAATTTCAACAGTTGAAGAAATAGATAAATTAAATATTTTAAATGCTGATTTTTTAGCAATGAGAAGGGCATTAAATGATTTAAAAAATATAAAAAATGAGAAGGAATATACTGTTTTAGTTGATGGAAATTTAAAGATAAAAGAGTATGTAGGAAAGCAGTTCCCAATAGTTAAGGGAGATGCTAAAAGTCTTAGTATTGCAGCAGCTTCAATAATAGCTAAGGTTACAAGAGACAGACTTATGAAAGATTTAGCTTCAACTTATCCTGATTATTGTTTTGAGAAGCATAAAGGTTATGGAACAAAGGCTCATATAGAAGTAATAAAAGATAAAGGAGCTATTGAAGGAGTACATAGGAAGGTCTTTTTAAGAAAAATATTAGACGAACCAAAAGAAGAACAATTGACAATACTTGGATAA